One Diospyros lotus cultivar Yz01 chromosome 1, ASM1463336v1, whole genome shotgun sequence genomic window carries:
- the LOC127793065 gene encoding uncharacterized protein LOC127793065 isoform X3, translating to MLSSPHLKTSNFQHHYGRNIWNLTWFRCFIVPWSWTSRVISIYLLCLNFVVEVHDTYASSGYDCENVQKYYAGMEHLRGEALKRRLNFTIARHQSLPYKKVWDALKILDAADVDNPEASSQVVEIYSLRVVPKLLAGKPEGWNREHLWPRSYGLTDGPSLSDLHNIRPADVNVNSSRGNKLYGECRVRTSNCLKPASKESASDTETDKERWAPPVQVRGDIARAVMYMAVCYGFNRSGGLDLHLSDSPSIANREMGILSTLLKWNEVDPPSWEEKLRNERICIRYQHNRNPFVDHPEYANLIWKQVLQRR from the exons ATGCTTTCATCTCCCCATTTGAAAACCAGCAACTTTCAGCATCACTACGGCAG GAATATATGGAATCTCACGTGGTTTAGATGCTTTATCGTCCCATGGAGTTGGACTTCTCGGGTGatctctatttatttattgtgtctCAATTTTGTTGTAGAGGTCCATGATACATACGCTTCATCTGGTTATGATTGTGAAAACGTTCAAAAATATTATGCTGGTATGGAACATCTGAGGGGTGAAGCACTTAAACGAAGGTTGAATTTTACCATTGCCAGACATCAATCATTGCCCTACAAGAAG GTCTGGGATGCACTGAAGATTCTTGATGCTGCTGATGTTGACAACCCAGAAGCTTCGTCACAAGT TGTTGAAATTTACTCCTTGAGAGTTGTCCCAAAGCTCTTAGCTGGAAAACCAGAAGGATGGAACA GGGAACATTTGTGGCCTCGCTCTTATGGGCTAACTGATGGTCCATCCTTGAGTGATTTACACAATATCCGCCCAGCAGATGTGAATG TGAATTCATCAAGAGGAAACAAATTATATGGAGAATGCCGTGTTCGTACATCTAATTGTTTGAAACCAGCAAGTAAAGAATCTGCTTCTGATACAGAGACGGATAAGGAGAGATGGGCACCACCAGTACAG GTTAGAGGGGATATTGCAAGGGCAGTAATGTACATGGCGGTTTGTTATGGGTTCAATCGATCTGGAGGCCTTGATCTTCACCTTTCTGATTCTCCAAGCATTG CAAACAGGGAGATGGGGATCCTTTCTACATTGCTGAAATGGAATGAAGTTGATCCTCCGTCATGGGAGGAGAAGTTAAGAAATGAGAGGATATGCATAAGGTACCAGCATAATCGAAATCCTTTTGTCGATCATCCAGAATATGCCAATCTCATATGGAAGCAAGTTCTTCAAAGACGTTAG
- the LOC127793065 gene encoding uncharacterized protein LOC127793065 isoform X1 has product MAAAIDCNCNCIKRNSFIVASACACSNLPPTGVYGGAPLKVKKLLVTSRLMLKTSSSICPLPASLLTKLSSKCCISYRRCGYSTSGIIIWNIWNLTWFRCFIVPWSWTSRVISIYLLCLNFVVEVHDTYASSGYDCENVQKYYAGMEHLRGEALKRRLNFTIARHQSLPYKKVWDALKILDAADVDNPEASSQVVEIYSLRVVPKLLAGKPEGWNREHLWPRSYGLTDGPSLSDLHNIRPADVNVNSSRGNKLYGECRVRTSNCLKPASKESASDTETDKERWAPPVQVRGDIARAVMYMAVCYGFNRSGGLDLHLSDSPSIANREMGILSTLLKWNEVDPPSWEEKLRNERICIRYQHNRNPFVDHPEYANLIWKQVLQRR; this is encoded by the exons ATGGCGGCGGCGATAGATTGCAATTGCAATTGCATAAAAAGAAACTCTTTCATCGTTGCTTCTGCTTGTGCTTGTAGTAATCTTCCTCCCACCGGCGTTTATGGAGGCGCTCCTCTCAAagtcaaaaaattattagtgaCATCAAGATTGATGTTGAAGACTAGTTCTTCCATCTGCCCGCTGCCGGCTTCTCTACTAACGAAATTAAGTTCTAAATGCTGTATTTCTTACCGAAGATGCGGTTACAGTACCAGTGGAATCATCATTTG GAATATATGGAATCTCACGTGGTTTAGATGCTTTATCGTCCCATGGAGTTGGACTTCTCGGGTGatctctatttatttattgtgtctCAATTTTGTTGTAGAGGTCCATGATACATACGCTTCATCTGGTTATGATTGTGAAAACGTTCAAAAATATTATGCTGGTATGGAACATCTGAGGGGTGAAGCACTTAAACGAAGGTTGAATTTTACCATTGCCAGACATCAATCATTGCCCTACAAGAAG GTCTGGGATGCACTGAAGATTCTTGATGCTGCTGATGTTGACAACCCAGAAGCTTCGTCACAAGT TGTTGAAATTTACTCCTTGAGAGTTGTCCCAAAGCTCTTAGCTGGAAAACCAGAAGGATGGAACA GGGAACATTTGTGGCCTCGCTCTTATGGGCTAACTGATGGTCCATCCTTGAGTGATTTACACAATATCCGCCCAGCAGATGTGAATG TGAATTCATCAAGAGGAAACAAATTATATGGAGAATGCCGTGTTCGTACATCTAATTGTTTGAAACCAGCAAGTAAAGAATCTGCTTCTGATACAGAGACGGATAAGGAGAGATGGGCACCACCAGTACAG GTTAGAGGGGATATTGCAAGGGCAGTAATGTACATGGCGGTTTGTTATGGGTTCAATCGATCTGGAGGCCTTGATCTTCACCTTTCTGATTCTCCAAGCATTG CAAACAGGGAGATGGGGATCCTTTCTACATTGCTGAAATGGAATGAAGTTGATCCTCCGTCATGGGAGGAGAAGTTAAGAAATGAGAGGATATGCATAAGGTACCAGCATAATCGAAATCCTTTTGTCGATCATCCAGAATATGCCAATCTCATATGGAAGCAAGTTCTTCAAAGACGTTAG
- the LOC127793065 gene encoding uncharacterized protein LOC127793065 isoform X4 — protein MEHLRGEALKRRLNFTIARHQSLPYKKVWDALKILDAADVDNPEASSQVVEIYSLRVVPKLLAGKPEGWNREHLWPRSYGLTDGPSLSDLHNIRPADVNVNSSRGNKLYGECRVRTSNCLKPASKESASDTETDKERWAPPVQVRGDIARAVMYMAVCYGFNRSGGLDLHLSDSPSIANREMGILSTLLKWNEVDPPSWEEKLRNERICIRYQHNRNPFVDHPEYANLIWKQVLQRR, from the exons ATGGAACATCTGAGGGGTGAAGCACTTAAACGAAGGTTGAATTTTACCATTGCCAGACATCAATCATTGCCCTACAAGAAG GTCTGGGATGCACTGAAGATTCTTGATGCTGCTGATGTTGACAACCCAGAAGCTTCGTCACAAGT TGTTGAAATTTACTCCTTGAGAGTTGTCCCAAAGCTCTTAGCTGGAAAACCAGAAGGATGGAACA GGGAACATTTGTGGCCTCGCTCTTATGGGCTAACTGATGGTCCATCCTTGAGTGATTTACACAATATCCGCCCAGCAGATGTGAATG TGAATTCATCAAGAGGAAACAAATTATATGGAGAATGCCGTGTTCGTACATCTAATTGTTTGAAACCAGCAAGTAAAGAATCTGCTTCTGATACAGAGACGGATAAGGAGAGATGGGCACCACCAGTACAG GTTAGAGGGGATATTGCAAGGGCAGTAATGTACATGGCGGTTTGTTATGGGTTCAATCGATCTGGAGGCCTTGATCTTCACCTTTCTGATTCTCCAAGCATTG CAAACAGGGAGATGGGGATCCTTTCTACATTGCTGAAATGGAATGAAGTTGATCCTCCGTCATGGGAGGAGAAGTTAAGAAATGAGAGGATATGCATAAGGTACCAGCATAATCGAAATCCTTTTGTCGATCATCCAGAATATGCCAATCTCATATGGAAGCAAGTTCTTCAAAGACGTTAG
- the LOC127793065 gene encoding uncharacterized protein LOC127793065 isoform X2 codes for MAAAIDCNCNCIKRNSFIVASACACSNLPPTGVYGGAPLKVKKLLVTSRLMLKTSSSICPLPASLLTKLSSKCCISYRRCGYSTSGIIIWNIWNLTWFRCFIVPWSWTSRVISIYLLCLNFVVEVHDTYASSGYDCENVQKYYAGMEHLRGEALKRRLNFTIARHQSLPYKKVWDALKILDAADVDNPEASSQVVEIYSLRVVPKLLAGKPEGWNREHLWPRSYGLTDGPSLSDLHNIRPADVNVNSSRGNKLYGECRVRTSNCLKPASKESASDTETDKERWAPPVQVRGDIARAVMYMAVCYGFNRSGGLDLHLSDSPSIECNDGERPSKK; via the exons ATGGCGGCGGCGATAGATTGCAATTGCAATTGCATAAAAAGAAACTCTTTCATCGTTGCTTCTGCTTGTGCTTGTAGTAATCTTCCTCCCACCGGCGTTTATGGAGGCGCTCCTCTCAAagtcaaaaaattattagtgaCATCAAGATTGATGTTGAAGACTAGTTCTTCCATCTGCCCGCTGCCGGCTTCTCTACTAACGAAATTAAGTTCTAAATGCTGTATTTCTTACCGAAGATGCGGTTACAGTACCAGTGGAATCATCATTTG GAATATATGGAATCTCACGTGGTTTAGATGCTTTATCGTCCCATGGAGTTGGACTTCTCGGGTGatctctatttatttattgtgtctCAATTTTGTTGTAGAGGTCCATGATACATACGCTTCATCTGGTTATGATTGTGAAAACGTTCAAAAATATTATGCTGGTATGGAACATCTGAGGGGTGAAGCACTTAAACGAAGGTTGAATTTTACCATTGCCAGACATCAATCATTGCCCTACAAGAAG GTCTGGGATGCACTGAAGATTCTTGATGCTGCTGATGTTGACAACCCAGAAGCTTCGTCACAAGT TGTTGAAATTTACTCCTTGAGAGTTGTCCCAAAGCTCTTAGCTGGAAAACCAGAAGGATGGAACA GGGAACATTTGTGGCCTCGCTCTTATGGGCTAACTGATGGTCCATCCTTGAGTGATTTACACAATATCCGCCCAGCAGATGTGAATG TGAATTCATCAAGAGGAAACAAATTATATGGAGAATGCCGTGTTCGTACATCTAATTGTTTGAAACCAGCAAGTAAAGAATCTGCTTCTGATACAGAGACGGATAAGGAGAGATGGGCACCACCAGTACAG GTTAGAGGGGATATTGCAAGGGCAGTAATGTACATGGCGGTTTGTTATGGGTTCAATCGATCTGGAGGCCTTGATCTTCACCTTTCTGATTCTCCAAGCATTG AATGCAATGATGGAGAGAGACCATCCAAGAAGTAG
- the LOC127793238 gene encoding rubisco accumulation factor 1.2, chloroplastic-like, producing the protein MLSLTAAVNAPKPFSLSSKQSIVPTFLSSAVLPTHKAPPHSSMSISSLIIPPKSSNPSLQQQQLYQPFRPPPSPLPPKYRSLDTSARLDVLANRLGLWFEYAPLISSLIQEGFTPSTVEELTGITGVEQNCLVVAAQVRDSLIESQIDPETLSFFETGGSELLYEIRLLSASQRAAAARFVVQNKLDARGAQDLARAMKDFPRRRGDRGWESFDYVLPADCLSFMYYRQAQEYRNPSEQRTAMLRQALEVAESEAARNKVLQDLEGVGGEREAEGEGEEKGVRVPVVRMMVGEVAEATSVVVLPVCRAEEREAELEAAPWECGTEGEFGVVAAEKGWNRWVVLPGWEPVAGLQRGGVVVAFPDARALPWRSNRWYKEEPILVVADRGRKEVVADEGFYLVAEKGLSLKVERGSALIEIGVKESLGTVLLVVRPPRENTDDQLSDEDWE; encoded by the coding sequence ATGCTCTCCCTCACTGCAGCAGTAAACGCTCCCAagcccttctctctctcctcaaaGCAATCCATCGTCCCCACCTTCCTCTCCTCCGCCGTCCTCCCCACCCACAAAGCCCCACCTCATTCTTCGATGTCCATCTCGTCCCTTATCATCCCCCCCAAGTCCTCCAACCCTTCTCTTCAACAGCAGCAGCTCTACCAGCCATTCCGGCCCCCTCCATCCCCACTCCCCCCTAAATACCGCTCCCTCGACACCAGCGCCCGCCTCGACGTCCTCGCCAACCGCCTTGGCCTCTGGTTCGAGTACGCCCCTCTCATCTCCTCCCTCATCCAGGAAGGCTTCACACCCTCCACCGTCGAGGAGCTCACCGGCATCACCGGCGTCGAGCAGAACTGCCTCGTCGTCGCTGCCCAGGTCCGCGACTCCCTAATCGAGTCCCAGATCGACCCCGAAACCCTCTCCTTCTTCGAAACCGGCGGCTCCGAGCTCCTCTACGAGATCCGCCTCCTCAGCGCCTCGCAGCGCGCCGCCGCCGCCCGCTTCGTCGTCCAGAACAAGCTCGACGCCAGGGGCGCCCAGGACCTCGCTCGGGCCATGAAGGATTTTCCCCGCCGGCGTGGCGACCGTGGTTGGGAGAGCTTCGATTACGTTCTGCCGGCCGATTGCTTGTCGTTTATGTATTACAGACAGGCGCAGGAGTACAGGAATCCGTCGGAGCAGAGGACGGCCATGCTCCGGCAGGCCTTGGAGGTAGCCGAATCGGAGGCGGCGAGGAATAAGGTGTTGCAGGATCTGGAGGGCGTAGGCGGGGAGAGGGAGGCGGAGGGCGAAGGAGAGGAAAAGGGCGTCCGGGTGCCGGTGGTGAGGATGATGGTGGGGGAGGTGGCGGAGGCGACGTCGGTGGTGGTGTTGCCGGTGTGCAGGGCGGAGGAGAGGGAGGCGGAGCTGGAGGCGGCGCCGTGGGAGTGCGGGACGGAAGGGGAATTTGGGGTGGTGGCGGCGGAGAAGGGGTGGAATAGGTGGGTGGTGTTGCCGGGATGGGAGCCTGTTGCGGGGCTGCAGAGAGGGGGAGTGGTTGTGGCATTCCCGGACGCCAGGGCATTGCCGTGGAGGTCGAACCGGTGGTACAAGGAGGAGCCCATTTTGGTGGTGGCGGACAGGGGGAGGAAGGAAGTGGTGGCAGATGAGGGGTTTTACCTGGTGGCGGAGAAGGGCTTGAGCTTGAAGGTGGAGAGGGGTTCGGCACTGATAGAAATCGGGGTGAAGGAGAGTTTGGGGACTGTGTTGCTGGTGGTGAGGCCACCGAGGGAAAATACCGATGATCAACTGAGTGACGAAGATTGGGAGTAA
- the LOC127808756 gene encoding uncharacterized protein LOC127808756 isoform X1: MGDNLFQGLPPPRRRPSPEPPQKHHSSQTTNNQSSPNPPLPPVLKSALKRSKLPDSQPQAASTEKRLRFKMTTDASEAQVIEAMQKIASHIKNPSKFGKASKLAIQLIQAGSVKPGTSEYFFAILESAMASPTACNDTSVRADYHVLFSAAQDAVESFSKRQRNQFNSWMIRAVVANDLFTDDSFVGYMSFTLSTLLFREWPFFSREMKFSKATGRIKEAILDLPVTTKDEDTEEAAALEDETERTRMDDGTKQGAPPVATSEGNDDKDDSDPFGLDALIPNKIKKDEKTKGKKEVATAAEEEEEEESKRYLKSQREALILCLEIAARRYKTPWCQTAIDILVKQAFDNISRFTCKQRDAIEKLWASIREQQARRKHGKSVSGKLDVNAFEWLQQKYASEKISIRHSVGGGGDRRAEQWLG, translated from the exons atggGCGACAATCTATTTCAGGGTTTGCCGCCTCCTAGACGACGTCCTTCGCCTGAACCCCCCCAAAAACACCACTCTTCTCAAACCACCAACAATCAATCATCTCCCAATCCGCCGCTTCCGCCTGTGCTCAAGAGCGCGCTCAAACGCTCCAAGCTTCCCGATTCCCAACCTCAAG CTGCTTCAACTGAAAAACgattaagatttaaaatgacAACTGACGCCTCAGAAGCACAAGTTATAGAGGCTATGCAAAAGATAGCATCACATATAAAGAATCCTTCCAAGTTTGGTAAAGCATCAAAATTGGCTATACAACTGATTCAAGCTGGTAGCGTTAAGCCTGGAACAAGTGAATACTTCTTTGCCATTCTGGAATCTGCAATGGCATCCCCAACAGCTTGTAATGATACTTCAGTAAGAGCAGATTATCATGTATTGTTCTCAGCAGCACAGGATGCAGTTGAA TCTTTTAGCAAGAGGCAGAGAAATCAATTCAATTCATGGATGATCAGGGCAGTGGTGGCAAATGATCTATTCACAGATGACAGCTTTGTG GGATATATGAGCTTTACATTGTCCACTCTTCTATTCAGAGAGTGGCCATTCTTCAGTAGAGAGATGAAG TTTTCAAAAGCAACTGGACGGATTAAAGAAGCTATACTAGACCTTCCTGTCACTACAAAGGATGAAGACACAGAAGAAGCTGCAGCCCTGGAGGATGAGACAGAGAGGACCCGTATGGATGATGGGACGAAGCAAGGTGCGCCACCAGTTGCTACATCTGAGGGAAATGATGATAAAGATGATTCAGATCCATTCGGCCTTGATGCTTtgattccaaacaaaattaaaaaagatgaaaaaacaaaggGAAAGAAGGAGGTGGCAACTGCTgctgaggaggaagaggaggaggagagcaAGAGATATCTGAAATCACAGAGAGAGGCGTTGATTCTTTGCTTGGAGATTGCAGCCCGGCGTTATAAAACCCCATG GTGCCAAACAGCCATAGATATCCTAGTAAAGCAGGCATTCGACAACATATCGAGGTTCACCTGTAAACAAAGGGATGCCATAGAGAAACTCTGGGCTTCCATAAGGGAACAGCAAGCCCGGAGGAAGCATGGGAAGTCGGTATCTGGGAAACTGGACGTGAATGCATTCGAATGGCTTCAGCAGAAGTATGCGAGCGAGAAGATCAGCATCCGGCATTCTGTTGGAGGTGGTGGAGACCGGCGTGCTGAACAGTGGCTTGGTTAA
- the LOC127808756 gene encoding uncharacterized protein LOC127808756 isoform X2, translating into MGDNLFQGLPPPRRRPSPEPPQKHHSSQTTNNQSSPNPPLPPVLKSALKRSKLPDSQPQAASTEKRLRFKMTTDASEAQVIEAMQKIASHIKNPSKFGKASKLAIQLIQAGSVKPGTSEYFFAILESAMASPTACNDTSVRADYHVLFSAAQDAVESFSKRQRNQFNSWMIRAVVANDLFTDDSFVFSKATGRIKEAILDLPVTTKDEDTEEAAALEDETERTRMDDGTKQGAPPVATSEGNDDKDDSDPFGLDALIPNKIKKDEKTKGKKEVATAAEEEEEEESKRYLKSQREALILCLEIAARRYKTPWCQTAIDILVKQAFDNISRFTCKQRDAIEKLWASIREQQARRKHGKSVSGKLDVNAFEWLQQKYASEKISIRHSVGGGGDRRAEQWLG; encoded by the exons atggGCGACAATCTATTTCAGGGTTTGCCGCCTCCTAGACGACGTCCTTCGCCTGAACCCCCCCAAAAACACCACTCTTCTCAAACCACCAACAATCAATCATCTCCCAATCCGCCGCTTCCGCCTGTGCTCAAGAGCGCGCTCAAACGCTCCAAGCTTCCCGATTCCCAACCTCAAG CTGCTTCAACTGAAAAACgattaagatttaaaatgacAACTGACGCCTCAGAAGCACAAGTTATAGAGGCTATGCAAAAGATAGCATCACATATAAAGAATCCTTCCAAGTTTGGTAAAGCATCAAAATTGGCTATACAACTGATTCAAGCTGGTAGCGTTAAGCCTGGAACAAGTGAATACTTCTTTGCCATTCTGGAATCTGCAATGGCATCCCCAACAGCTTGTAATGATACTTCAGTAAGAGCAGATTATCATGTATTGTTCTCAGCAGCACAGGATGCAGTTGAA TCTTTTAGCAAGAGGCAGAGAAATCAATTCAATTCATGGATGATCAGGGCAGTGGTGGCAAATGATCTATTCACAGATGACAGCTTTGTG TTTTCAAAAGCAACTGGACGGATTAAAGAAGCTATACTAGACCTTCCTGTCACTACAAAGGATGAAGACACAGAAGAAGCTGCAGCCCTGGAGGATGAGACAGAGAGGACCCGTATGGATGATGGGACGAAGCAAGGTGCGCCACCAGTTGCTACATCTGAGGGAAATGATGATAAAGATGATTCAGATCCATTCGGCCTTGATGCTTtgattccaaacaaaattaaaaaagatgaaaaaacaaaggGAAAGAAGGAGGTGGCAACTGCTgctgaggaggaagaggaggaggagagcaAGAGATATCTGAAATCACAGAGAGAGGCGTTGATTCTTTGCTTGGAGATTGCAGCCCGGCGTTATAAAACCCCATG GTGCCAAACAGCCATAGATATCCTAGTAAAGCAGGCATTCGACAACATATCGAGGTTCACCTGTAAACAAAGGGATGCCATAGAGAAACTCTGGGCTTCCATAAGGGAACAGCAAGCCCGGAGGAAGCATGGGAAGTCGGTATCTGGGAAACTGGACGTGAATGCATTCGAATGGCTTCAGCAGAAGTATGCGAGCGAGAAGATCAGCATCCGGCATTCTGTTGGAGGTGGTGGAGACCGGCGTGCTGAACAGTGGCTTGGTTAA
- the LOC127793003 gene encoding AT-hook motif nuclear-localized protein 19-like produces MSNPWWAAQVGLPGVEASSAGMKIPDLGISMNENGGSGGAEEEEERGDNSDEPKEGMITRRPRGRPPGSRNKAKPPIFVTRDSPNSLHSHVIEVASGADVADSIAQFARRRQRGVCVLSATGIVTNVTLRQPSATTAQAMALHGRFEILSLTGSFMPRPSPPLPTTGLTVYLAGGQGQVVGGSVVGSLVAAGPVMVIAATFMNATYERLPLEDEDEEEGTGGGQQGQHGGSGGSPQPGIGGSGQNQAAAAAGLGESSSMPVYNLPPNLIPNGGQLNHDAFANWTHARPPSPY; encoded by the coding sequence ATGTCGAACCCATGGTGGGCCGCGCAGGTGGGTCTGCCGGGAGTCGAAGCTTCCTCGGCAGGAATGAAAATACCAGATCTAGGTATATCCATGAACGAAAACGGCGGAAGCGGAGGCgcagaagaagaggaggaaagaGGGGACAACAGCGACGAGCCCAAAGAGGGGATGATCACCCGAAGGCCTAGGGGCCGCCCACCCGGCTCCAGGAACAAGGCCAAGCCGCCTATTTTCGTGACACGGGACAGCCCCAATTCCCTCCACAGCCATGTCATAGAGGTGGCGAGCGGCGCAGACGTGGCAGACAGCATCGCCCAGTTCGCCAGAAGGCGCCAAAGAGGCGTGTGCGTGCTCAGTGCCACCGGCATAGTCACCAACGTGACGCTGCGACAGCCTTCGGCTACTACAGCTCAAGCCATGGCACTGCACGGCCGCTTCGAGATCCTCTCCCTCACCGGCTCGTTCATGCCCCGGCCGTCGCCGCCTTTACCGACGACGGGGCTGACAGTATATCTAGCTGGCGGGCAGGGACAGGTGGTGGGCGGAAGCGTTGTGGGTTCGCTAGTTGCGGCGGGGCCAGTTATGGTGATTGCAGCCACGTTTATGAATGCTACCTATGAGAGGCTGCCCCTggaggatgaagatgaagaggaaggAACTGGAGGAGGCCAGCAGGGACAACATGGTGGAAGCGGTGGCTCTCCGCAGCCGGGGATTGGGGGCAGTGGGCAGAAtcaagctgctgctgctgcaggGTTGGGGGAGTCGTCATCTATGCCGGTTTATAATTTGCCACCAAATCTGATTCCTAATGGTGGACAGCTGAACCATGATGCATTTGCTAATTGGACTCATGCTCGCCCTCCATCTCCTTACTAA